In Massilia sp. METH4, the genomic window AAGCGGCCCTGCAAGGCTTTCACGCCCAGGTGGTGGACAACTCCGGCGGCCTGACGATGGTCTACCTGACCGGCGAGCACCAGGTCACGCTGCTGCGCCACGTGGGCGTGTACGACTTCGAGGCGATCGGGCCCGGCCAGGTCGTGAGTACTGTGTGCCAGAAGGCCACGATCACCGTGTTCCGCAACGACGACAAGGGCCTCTTCCTCGTGTTCCGCCGCAGTTTCGCGGACTACGTATGGCGCCTGCTGTCGAAAGCGGCCCGCCCCTACGGCCTGGGCATCGTCGCCCTCGAACCGAAACCGACCCACCCGGTCCTGCGCCTGGTCTGAGGAGCACTCATGCCATTTTCCATCTTCGACGTGTTCCGCATCGGCGTTGGCCCATCGAGCTCGCACACGGTGGGACCGATGCTGGCGGTGAACCGCTTCCTGCAGGCGCTGGCGCCGCACATGGGCCGGGTGGCGCGCGTGCGCACCGACCTGTACGGTTCGCTGGCGCTGACGGGCATCGGCCACCGCACCGATTTCGCCGTCAAGCTGGGCCTGCTGGGCGAGGTGCCGCACCTCGTCGATCCGGCGTCGGCGCAGGGGCGCGTCGACCAGGTCAAGCGCGACGGCCGCCTGATGCTGAACCGCGAGCGCTCGATCCGCTTCGACGAGGAAACGGACCTGCTGCTGCACATGGGCGAGGTCCTGCCCCAGCACCCGAACGGCATGCGGCTCACGGCTTTCGACGAGGCGGGCGGGGTACTGCTGGCGCGCGCGTACTTTTCCATCGGCGGCGGTGCCGTCAAGGATGAAGACGAGATCGCGGCCGGCGCCGACGGTGCGGTGCAGGACCACGATGAACCTTGCCCGTTCACCAGCGCAGCCGAACTGCTGGCCTGGTGCGAGCGGCGCGACTGCACCATCGCCGACGTGGTGCTGCACAACGAGACGCGCTACCAGGACCCGGCCACGACCCGCGCGCGGGTACTCGAGATCTGGCACGTGATGCGCAACTGCGTCGAGCGCGGCCTGGCTGCCGAGGGCGTGCTGCCCGGTGGCCTGAACCTGAAGCGCCGCGCACCGCGCCTGTACCGGCAAGCCATGCATGGCGCCGAAGGGAAGCTGCCCGTCGAATTCGCGTTCATGGACACGCTGAGCGCCTTCGCGATCGCCGTCAACGAGGAAAACGCGGCCGGCGGCCGGGTCGTCACGGCGCCCACCAACGGTTCGGCGGGCGTAATCCCGGCGGTGCTGAGCTACTACACGCGTTCGCAGCCGCAGGCCGGGGACGAAGCCGTGCTGACCTTCCTGCTCACCGCCGCGGGGATCGGCATGCTCTACAAGCGCAACGCCTCGATCTCGGCGGCGGAAATGGGATGCCAGGGCGAGATCGGCGTGTCGGCCTCGATGGCCGCCGCGGGCCTGGCCGCCGTGATGGGCGGCACGCCCGAGCAGGTGGAGAACGCGGCCGAGATCGCGATGGAACATTTCCTCGGCATGACCTGCGACCCATTGAACGGCCTGGTGCAGGTGCCCTGCATCGAGCGCAACAGCATGGGCGCGATCAAGGCGGTGAACGCCGCGCGCATGGCACTGATGAGCGACGGCAGCCACCTCGTCTCGCTCGACCAGGTCATTGAAACGATGCGCCAGACCGGCGTCGATATGCAAGTGAACTACAAGGAAACCTCGCTCGGCGGCCTGGCCGTCAACGTGGTGAGTTGCTGACTTATTTGAACCCGATACCGGAGAACCCATGTCGAACCACGCATTCTTCCGCAACACCCTCGCCGAATCCGACCAGGCCGTGATGGCCGGCATTACCGGCGAGCTGCACCGCCAGCGCGACCAGATCGAAATGATCGCGTCTGAGAACATCGTCTCGAAAGCCGTGCTGGAAGCCCAGGGCTCGGTGCTGACCAATAAATATGCGGAAGGCTATCCGGGCAAGCGCTACTACGGCGGCTGCGAGGAAGTCGACGTGATCGAAACGCTGGCCATCGACCGCGCCCGCCAACTGTTCGGCGCCGCCTACGTGAACGTGCAGCCGCACTCGGGCGCCCAGGCCAACGGCGCCGTCATGCTGGCCCTGCTGAAACCGGGCGACACGGTGCTGGGCATGGCACTGTCCGCCGGTGGCCACCTCACGCACGGCGCCAAGCCTGCGCTGTCGGGCAAGTGGTTCAACGCCGTGCAATACGGCGTGCGCCGTGAAGACAGCCGCGTCGACTACGACGAAGTGGAACGTCTTGCGCAGGAACACAAGCCGAAACTGATCATCGCCGGCTTCTCGGCCTACCCGCGCGAGCTGGACTGGGCGCGCTTCCGCGCCATCGCCGACTCGGTGGGCGCTTTCCTGATGGTGGACATGGCGCACATCGCCGGCCTGGTGGCCGCCGGCGTGCACGCGAGCCCGGTGCCGCACGCGCACATCACCACCTCGACCACCCACAAGACGCTGCGCGGGCCGCGCGGCGGCATCATCATGACGAACGACGAGGACATCGCCAAGAAGATCAACGCGGCCGTGTTCCCCGGCCTGCAGGGCGGCCCGCTGATGCACGTCATCGCCGGCAAGGCGGTGGCCTTCGGCGAAGCGCTGCAACCGGCGTTCAAGACCTATATCGAGCGCGTCGTCGCCAACGCCAAGGCGCTGGGCGAAGTGCTGGTGGCCGGCGGCGTGGACCTGGTCACGGGCGGTACCGACAACCACCTGCTGCTGGTGGACCTGCGGCCAATGGGCCTGAAGGGCAATGCCACCGAACAGGCGCTGGAGCGCGCGGGCTTTACCTGCAACAAGAACGGCATTCCGTTCGACGACGAGAAGCCGACCATCACCTCGGGCGTGCGCCTGGGCACGTCGGCCGGCACCACGCGCGGCTTCGGCGAGAACGAGTTCCGCCGCATCGGCACGCTGATCCTGGAAGTGCTGCAAAGCCTGCGCGACAGGCCCGAGGGCAATGCCGAGGTCGAACAGCGCGTGCGCAAGGAAGTCTCCGTGCTGTGCAAGGAATTCCCCATCTACTGACAGGACAAGAGCCATGAGCAAACTGCACGACCAATCCGTGGTGATCGACGGCCTGATCATCGCCAAGTGGGACCGCGACATCTTCGAAGACATGCGCCGAGGCGGCCTGACCGCCGCCAACTGCACCGTCTCCGTCTGGGAAGGCTTCAACGACACGGTGGCCAATATCGCCGACATGAAGAAGCTGATCCGCGAAAACAGCGAACTGGTGTCGCTGGTGCGCAGCACCGAGGACATCCTCACCGCGAAGCGCAAGGGCCAGACCGGCATCATCCTGGGCTTCCAGAACGCCCATGCGTTCGAGGACAACCTGGGCTATATCGAAGCCTTCGCCGACATGGGCGTGCGCGTGGTACAGCTGTGCTACAACACGCAGAACCTGGTGGGCACCGGCTGCTACGAGCGCGACGGCGGCCTGTCCGGCTTCGGACGCGAAGTGATCGCCGAGATGAACCGCGTGGGGATCATGGTCGACCTGTCGCACGTGGGCGGCGCCACGTCGGAAGAAGCGATCCTGGCATCCACGAAACCGGTGTGCTACTCGCACTGCCTGCCTTCCGGCCTGAAGGAACACCCGCGCAACAAGAGCGACGAGCAATTGCGCTTCATCGCCGAGCGGGGCGGCTTCATCGGCGTGACGATGTTCCCGCCTTTCCTCAAGCGCGGCATCGAAGCCACGGTGGACGACTACGTGGAAGCGATCGACTACGTGATCAATATCGCCGGCGAGGATTGCGTGGGCATCGGCACCGACTTCACGCAGGGCTACGACAAGGGCTTCTTCGATTGGATCACGCACGACAAGGGGCGCCACCGCCGGCTCACCAACTTCGGCCGGATCATCAATCCGGAAGGCATTCGCACCATTGGCGAGTTTCCGAACCTGACCGCGGCCATGGAGAAGGCTGGCTGGAAGGAATCGCGCATCCGCAAGGTGATGGGCGATAACTGGGTGAACGTGTTCCGCGAGGTGTGGGGGGCATAGCGCCGGCCCGCCGGATAAACCGCATTACCGCCAGTTCCCTTGAACAGAACAGAAAGGTATTCCCGATGAAACCCCAACTCCCGATCGACGTCAACGAGGAAACCGGCGTCTGGACCACCGATGGCCTGCCGATGCTGTACGTGCCGCGCCACTTCTTCACGAACAACCACCTGGCCATCGAGGCCGCGCTGGGCCGCGACCAGTACGCCCAGCAGCTCTACGATGCCGGCTACAAATCGGCCTACTACTGGTGCGCCAAGGAAGCGGCCACGCATGGCCTGTCCGGCATGGCCGTCTATGAACACTACCTGAAGCGCCTGTCGCAGCGCGGCTGGGGCCTGTTCGCCTTCGAATCCTACGACGAGGCGACCGGCCACGCCCGCATCACCTTGCACAACTCATCCTTCGTGCTGGCCCAGCCCGAGTCGCACGACCGCCTGTGCTACATGTTCGCCGGCTGGTTCTCCGGCGCCATGGACTGGGTGGGCAAGGATACCGGCCGCGGCTACGTGACCACCAGCCGCGAAGCGCACTGCGCGGCCGAGCATGACCACGACCACTGCGTCTTCATCGTCGAACCGAAATAAGAGGCCAGCATGCGTTACCCGAACCTGTTCGCGCCGATCACGCTCAACAAGCTTACGATCCGCAACCGCATCATCAGCACCGCCCACGCCGAGGTGTACGCCGAAAACGGGGTGCCGGGCGAGCGCTATATCCGCTATTACGAAGAAAAGGCCAAGGGCGGCGTCGGCCTGTGCATCTGCGGCGGCTCCAGCCCCGTGTCGATCGACAGCCCGCAAGGGTGGTGGAAGTCGGTCGACCTGTCGAACGACCGCGTGATCGAGCCGCTGGCCAGGCTGGCAGCCACGATGCACAAGCACGGCGCGAAGATCATGATCCAGGCCACGCACATGGGCCGCCGCTCGAACTACCACGGCGAGCACTGGCCGCACCTGCTCACGCCTTCCGGCGTGCGCGAGCCGGTCCACCGCGGTAACGCCAAGACCATCGAACTGCATGAAATCAAGCGTATCGTCGGCGACTTCGCCGCCGCCGCCAGGCGCGTCAAGGCGGCCGGCATGGACGGCATCGAGATTTCCGCCGCCCACCAGCACCTGATCGACCAGTTCTGGAGCCAGCGGACCAATAAACGCACGGACGAATACGGCGGCTCGCTCGCCAACCGCATGCGCTTCGGCGTGGAAGTGCTGCAGGCGGTGCGTGACGCGGTAGGGCCCGACTTCTGCGTGGGCCTGCGCATGTGCGGCGACGAATTCCACGAAGACGGCCTGTCCCACGACGTGCTCAAGGAAATCGCGGTCGCGATGGAAAAGACCGGCCTGATCGACTACATCAGCATCGTCGGCTCCGGTGCCGACACGCACAACACCCTGGTCAACTGCATGCCGCCGATGGCGCTGCCGCCGGAACCGTTCGTGCACCTGGCCGCCGGCATCAAATCGGTGCTGACCTTGCCGGTGATGCACGCGCAAAGCATCCGCGACCCGGTGCAGGCCGAGCGCATCCTGGCCAACGGCATGTGCGACCTGGTCGGCATGACGCGCGCGCACATGGCCGATCCCCACCTCGTCATCAAGATCCGCGACGGCAGGGAAGACCAGATCAAGCAGTGCGTGGGCGCCAACTACTGCATCGACCGCCAGTACAACGGCCTGGACGTGCTATGCATCCAGAACGCGGCGACGAGCCGCGAGGAAACGATGCCGCACACGATCGAGAAATCGCGCGGCAGGCGGCGCAAGGTGGTCGTCGTCGGCGGCGGCCCGGCCGGGCTGGAAGCGGCGCGCGTGTCGCGCGAGCGGGGCCACGACGTGGTGCTGTTCGAGAAGAATGACCAGGTGGGCGGGCAGGTGCTGCTGGCGGCCAAGGCGCCGCAGCGCGAGCAGATGGCCGGCATCGTGCGCTGGTTCGACATGGAGACCAAGCGGCTCGGCGTGGACCGCCGGCTGGGCACTGCCGCCACCGTGAGCGCGATCATGGCCGAGAAGCCGGACATCGTGGTGATGGCGACCGGCGGCAACAGCCACACGAACGAGAACCCGCACTGGAACGTGGCCGACGGTCTCGCCGTGAGCAGCTGGGACATCCTGTCCGGCAAGGTCGCGCCGGGCAAGAACGTGCTCGTGTACGACGGCATCAGCGCCCACGCGGGTGCCGGCACGGCCGACTTCATCGCCAGCCGCGGCAATCTCGTGGAAATCGTGACGCCGGACGTGAAGGTGGGCGACGACGTGGGCGGCACCACGTTCCCGATCTTCTACCGCCGCATGTATTCGCAGGGCGTGGTGATGACGCCGAACTACTGGCTCGACGCCGTGCGCCGCGAAGGCGAGAAGGTGATCGCGACGATTCGCAACGAGTACACCGAGGAGCTGGAAGAGCGCGAGGTGGACCAGGTGGTGATCGAGAACGGCATCACGCCGAACGACGGCCTGTACTGGGAACTGAAGGAATTCTCGCTGAACCGCGGCGAGACGGACGTGCACAAGCTGTTCGCGGCCGAGCCGCAACCGCGGCTGGACCAGGAGCTGAAGGATGGCGAGTTCCTGCTGTTCCGCGTCGGCGATTGCGTCTCGATGCACAACATCCACGCGGCGATCTACGACTCTCTGCGTCTTTGCAAGGACTTCTGACATGCTTGCCAACATCATCACCATCTCGTTCTGGGCCAGCATGGCGCTGATGCTGCTGGGCTTCGTGCAGCGCGCGCGCCTGTGGAGCAACGGTCGCCCGCAGCGCATCGCGCTGGGCAAGCTGTTCACGATCCCGAAGCGCTATTTCGTCGACCTGCACCACGTGGTGGCGCGCGAACCGTTCATCGCCCGCACCCACGTGGCGGTGGCCGGCGGCGCCATCCTGGCGCTGCTCGTCATCGGCATCAACTACGGGCTGGCGCTGTATTCGCCCGTGCTCGACCGCGTGCTGCTGGGCGCCTCCTGCCTGATGCTGGCCGGCGCCGCCATGGTGGCCTGGCGCCGCCGCGCGCCGCCGGCAAGGTTGTCGCGCGGGCCGTGGATGCGCCTGCCGTTCACGCTGGCCGCGTTCGCGCTGGGTGCCGGCCTGGCCGCCTGGTATGCGCCGCAGGGCGCGCAGGCGCCGGCGCTGCTGGCCATTGCCTTGCTGGCGCTCGGCGCCGCCGAACTGGCGCTGGGCATCGGCATGGGCGGACCCATGAAGCATGCCGTCGCCGGCTTGCTCAACCTGGCCTTCCACCCGCGCCAGCAGCGCTTCGAGGGCCGCCGCTCGACCGACCTGCGGCCCCTGAACCTGGAAGGCGGCGACTACGGCGTGACGAAACCGGCCGATTTCGCCTGGAACCGCCTCCTGCAGTTCGACGCCTGCGTGCAGTGCGGCAAGTGCGAGGCGGCCTGCCCGGCGCTGGCCGCGGGGCAGCCGCTGAACCCGAAAAAACTGATCCAGGACATGGTCGTTGGCCTGTCCGGCAAGACCGACGCGGGCTATGCCGGCACGCCGTATCCGGGCAAGCCGGTGGGCGAGCACGGCGGCGCGCCGGACCAGCCGATCTTCCAGGGCCTGCTCGATCCCGAAACCGTGTGGTCTTGCACCACGTGCCGCGCTTGCGTGCAGGAGTGCCCGATGCTGATCGAGCACGTCGACGCGGTGGTCGACATGCGCCGCGCATTGACCCTGGTCGATGGCGCGGTGCCGGGGAAGGGCGCCCAGGCGCTGGAAAACCTGCGCCACACGCAGACCGTGGGCGGTTTCCCGCGTGCCGTCCGCTACCATTGGGCCATCGACCTGGACGTGCCGGTGCTGGTGCCGGGCGCCCGCACCGATTACCTGCTGGTGGCCGGCGAGGGCGCTTTCGACATGCGCTACCAGCGCGCCCTGCGTGCCCTCGTGAAGGTGCTCAAGCATGCCAAGGTCGACTTCGCCGTGCTGGGCGAGGCGGAGCTGGACAGCGGCGACCTGGCCCGCCGGCTGGGCGACGAAGCGGGCTTCCAGAAGCTCGCGCAGGGCAACATCGCCACCTTGTCGAAGCTCCAGTTCAAGCACATCGTCACGCCTGACCCGCACGTATTCCATTGCATGAAGAACGAATACCCGGCACTGGGCGGCCGCTACGACGTGCTGCACCACAGCGGCCTGATCGCCAGGCTGTTCAAGGAAGGGCGCATCCGCCTGAAGGGCGAAGCGCTGGCCGCGCCGCTGACCTACCACGACCCGTGCTACCTGGGCCGCTACAACGGCGAACTGGAGGCGCCGCGCGAGGTGCTGGCGGCGCTGGGCATCGGCGTGCGCGAGATGGAGCGGTCGCGCGAAAAGGGCCGCTGCTGCGGGGGCGGAGGCGGTGCGCCGTTCACCGACATTCCGGGCAAGACCCGTATTCCCGATATCCGCATCGTCGATGCGCGCACGATCGGCGCGGAAGTGGTGGCCGTGGCTTGCCCGAATTGCACCGCCATGCTCGAGGGTGTGGTCGGCCCGCGCCCCGAAGTGATGGAACTTGCCGAGCTGGTCGTCCAGCGCCTGGGAGATTAAATGGAACGTCATCAAACCGTGGCGCGCCGCGTCAATCCGCGCCGCCCCTATGTGCTCACCGATGCGGGCCTCAAGCGCATCATCCTTGGTGCCGAGGAAGGCACCCGCGAGCTGTTGCAGGCGCATCGCACCGGCACCCGCAAACAGCCGCGCAGCACGCTGCCGTTCGAGCGCCACTCGCTGGTGCTGGTGCACGCCGACCGCGGCATGCTCGACGAACATGCGCGCCAGGCCATCGCCGCGGCAGCATTGCTGGCCGATCCCGCCACCGGCGTGGCCGTGGCGGTGCTGGGCGGCACGACGGCCGACCTGGGCGAGTGCGGCGCCGACGCGGTGGTCAACGTACCGGACCTGGATGTGACGCGCTTCTGCCCCGAGCAGGAGCTGGCACTGGCCGAGCGGCTGATCGAGCGCTACCAGCCGGCCCACATCTTCCTGCCGGACCGGGGCAGTGATGGCGACCTGGGCCGACGCCTGGCGGCGCGCACCGGGCGCAGCATCGCCACCGACGTGGTGGAGCTCGACGACGGCAAGGCTTGCCGCCTGGTGCCGGGTGCCCGCTTTGCCCGTTGCGACCTGCCGCAGGTGGTGCTTCTGGCCCGCCATGCGGCGGACACGACGCTGCCGTTCATCGGCCACGGCATGGTGGAGGAGGGCGCCGTGCCCGCCGCCACGCAGCCGGGCGTGCGCGACCTGGGCCTGGAAAACAGCAGCCCCGACCAGATCGGGCTGGAAGAGGCGGACTTCATCCTCTCCGGCGGCAACGGCATGCGCGACATGGAAACCTTCGGCGCGCTGGCCCTGGCGCTGGGTGCCGCGACGGGTGCCTCGCGCGTGGCGGTCGACGATGGCCGCTTCCCGCGCGCCAAGCAGATCGGCGCCACCGGCAAGACGGTGCAGGCCAGCGCCTACCTGGCGCTCGGCATTTCCGGCGCCGTGCAGCACCTGCAGGGGATCAAGGATTGCCGGCATGTCATCGCCGTCAACCTGGACGAGAGCGCGCCGATCGCCAAGCGCGCCAACCTGACCCTGGTCGAGGATGCGCAGGCGCTGATGCGCGCGCTGCTGGACAAGGTGACCGCGGCCCGCAAGGCCGCCCAACATTGAAGGAGGCGACATGACAACCACGCTCAAGATCGCGGTGCTGGTCTCGACCGCGCGCCACCCGGTCAGCAACGCGCCGGTGAAAAGCGGCAGCGATGCCGCCGCGCTGGAGATCGGCTGCAGCCTGGCACCGGCCGGCCGCCTGACGGTGCTGTCGGCCGGCATGGCCGGCAAGGAAGCGCTGGAGGATTATCTGGGGCTCGGCGCCGAGGCGATCGAGGTGCTCACCGTGGCCTCGACGGACGACGTGCTGCCCGCGCTGCTGGCGCGCCTGAAGGGTTTCGACCTCGTCCTGTGCGGCATGCGCTCGGACGGCCAGGCGGCGTCCGGCATGCTGCCCTACCTGCTGGCCGAAGGCCTGGGTGTGCCGGTGGTGGGCGACGTGCTGGAAGCGACGGCCACTGGCCGCACGCTGACGGTGCGGCAGTTCCTGCCCAAGGGCATGCGCCGGCGCCTCGAGGTGAGCCTGCCGGCCGTGCTGGCCGTGCACCCACGCGCGCCGGCAACGCGGCAGTACGCCTATGCGCGGGCACGGGCCGGAAGGGTCACCTACGTGGCGGGCGCCATCGGCAACCGCGCGCCGGGCGCGCAGGCCTGGCAATTCGAACCGGCGACGCGCCGCCCGCGTCCGCTCAAGGCGAAGCTGGCGCAAAGCGGGCACAGCCGTATGATGGGGGCCATCGGCGGCGATGGCGGGGCGCGCGGCGGCCAGGTCGTCAAGACCGGCAGTGCGGAACAAAAGGCGCAGGTGCTGCTGGATTACCTGCGCGAACACCGGCTGATCGATTTCTGAGCCATGGCCACGCACCTCATTCCCTGGACCATCGAGGTCCGCGCGCTGGACACCGCCTTGCGCACCGGCCACGGCCGGTTCGACTGGCAGCCCGCCACCGTCGACATCACCCTGCACGCACTGGCGCCCGCCGTGCCGGAAACGATCGAGGATTGCATCAATTACCAGCCCATCTGCGAGCACGTGCTGGGCGCCTGGTCGGATACGGCGTCGAGCGCCGAGCCGGGCAGGGCGGTCTGCGACCTGATCGCCTTCCTGCTCGACTACGACGAGCGCATCGGGCACGTCGACGTTGCCCTGACCACGGGCGGCGTCACGCTGCGGCTGGCGCAGGCGCGCGCGGGGCGGGAGGCCGCACTGGCGGCCTGAAAGGAAGTGGCGCTGCCGGCGCGGACAGCGCCAAGAAGGACTATCGCCGATTGACAGCGATGCAACGCGCGGCTAGCATTTGACGATGCAGCTCCCGCCGTCACGGTGTTTGCCACCGGTGCCGGCCGCGCGTTGCAACTTCAGGAAGTCGCATGTCCTCGCACATGTCCCCGTGCATTTCTCCCTGCACGCCCCCATCGCAGGGAGATACCGCCCTGCATATCGTATTCCTCACCCTGCAGGATTACTCGATGATCGCGTTGTCCAATGCGATCGAGGTGCTGCGCATGGCCAACCGCGCCAGCGGCCGGGAACTGTACCGTTGGACAATCGCCACACTCGACGGCCGGCCCGCGCGGGCCAGCAACGGCTTGCCGCTCAATCCCACCATTCCTGTCGCGCAGATCGATCAACCCGGCATGCTGCTGGTCTGCGGCGGCATCCGCGTGCACGAAGCCTGTTCGCCGGAGCTCGATGCCACGCTCGTGCGCCTGGCGAAGGGGGGCATCGTGCTCGGTGGGCTGTGTACCGGCAGTCACGCGCTCGTGCGCGCGGGGTTGATGCGCGGTTACCGCTGCGCGATCCACTGGGAGCAGATGGCAGCGCTGCGCGAGGAATTCGCCGATGTCGATTTCAGCGACGGTTTGTTCGCCATCGATCGCGACCGCATCACCTGTTCGGGCGGCACGGCGCCCATCGACCTGATGCTGCACATCACCGCCGCGCGCTACGGCAAGGCGCTCGCCAGTGCCGTCTCGGCACAGTTTACCGTCGAACGCATGCGCGACCCGGCGCACCGCCAGCACGTGCCGCTGGCCGCGCGGCTGGGCTTCAGCCGCGCGGAGCTCGTGCACGCGTCCACGCTGATGGAGAATCACATCGAGGAACCGCTGCCGATGGCGGAGCTGGCGCGGCGCGTCGGCCTGTCGCCGCGCCAGTTGCAGCGCATGTTCCGGCACTATCTGGACATGGCGCCGCACCAGTACTATCTGCGGCTGCGCCTCGGCCGCGCTCGCGAGCTGCTGACGCAGACCGGCATGTCGATCATGAACGTTGTCGTCGCCTGCGGCTTCGAGTCGTCGTGCCATTTCAGCCGGGCGTATCGGGAGCAGTTCGGGCATCCGCCGAGTGCGGCGCGCAGAAACGCGGCCGTGCCGATCCCGCCGCCGGCATTCGCGCCAGAGGTAGCCGTCGAGACGGCGGCCCGTTAGCGCATGCATGCACCCCGGACGCAAAAAGCTGAGGTCCGGGCGTGAGCCTGCGGGCCCACGCCGTTCCGCGGGCGCGGAGCATGCTCCGCGAAACCCCTGCTGCACCCTCAATCGGCCTCGAGCACACCTTCCACCACGCGTTTCATCGCCTGACGAATGCAGTCAACAGGTTGTCGCTATTGACACACTTGCCTCCCCAGCCTCTCGGTATGTTTGAGTCTGGCCGCTGACAAGCGGACCACGGAGCCAGTACCGATGCGTGAACGACCGTTCCATTTCCTCCGCTGGCTCCGGCGGGCGCGACGCAGGTTTCGCCCGCCACCGCCAGAAGAATCATTGCGACCGATGGGTCCATCCGATGGGATTCACTATTTGGGAGGCAAGATGAAGCACACTGCGGGCGGGGTGGATTTTCGCCCTGAAGCCAATATCACGTTAATGGGGTTGAACTTTCACAAGTTCATCTTTCCCGTCTCGATCGTTTTCATGCTGGTCATGGTGGTGGCGGCCCTGGTCGATCCCCCGGCCGCCAGCCACTACCTGGAGGAAGTCAAGAAGGGCAGCCTGAAACACTTCGATTCGTTTACCATGCTGGCCGGGAACCTGATGGTGCTGTTCTGCCTGGTCCTGGCCATTACGCCCTATGGCAGCATCCGCCTCGGCGGCAAGGACGCCAAGCCGGAGTTCAAGACGGTCTCCTGGTTCTGCATGATGTTCGCCGCCGGCATGGGCGTGGGCCTGCTGTACTGGGGCGTGGCCGAGCCGGTCGCCCATTACACGGCCTGGTTCCAGACGCCGCTCGGCGTGACGAAAGCGACGCCCGAAGCAGCCCACGCGGCGATGGGCGCCACGATCTTCCACTGGAGCTTCCACCCGTGGGCGATCTACCTGACCACCGCCGTCGTGGTGGGCTACTTCGGCTACAACAAGGGCTTGCCGTTCTCGCTGAGCTCCGGCTTGCAGCCCTTCATCGGCAAGGCGCACAAGGG contains:
- a CDS encoding electron transfer flavoprotein subunit alpha/FixB family protein, with protein sequence MERHQTVARRVNPRRPYVLTDAGLKRIILGAEEGTRELLQAHRTGTRKQPRSTLPFERHSLVLVHADRGMLDEHARQAIAAAALLADPATGVAVAVLGGTTADLGECGADAVVNVPDLDVTRFCPEQELALAERLIERYQPAHIFLPDRGSDGDLGRRLAARTGRSIATDVVELDDGKACRLVPGARFARCDLPQVVLLARHAADTTLPFIGHGMVEEGAVPAATQPGVRDLGLENSSPDQIGLEEADFILSGGNGMRDMETFGALALALGAATGASRVAVDDGRFPRAKQIGATGKTVQASAYLALGISGAVQHLQGIKDCRHVIAVNLDESAPIAKRANLTLVEDAQALMRALLDKVTAARKAAQH
- a CDS encoding electron transfer flavoprotein subunit beta/FixA family protein — encoded protein: MTTTLKIAVLVSTARHPVSNAPVKSGSDAAALEIGCSLAPAGRLTVLSAGMAGKEALEDYLGLGAEAIEVLTVASTDDVLPALLARLKGFDLVLCGMRSDGQAASGMLPYLLAEGLGVPVVGDVLEATATGRTLTVRQFLPKGMRRRLEVSLPAVLAVHPRAPATRQYAYARARAGRVTYVAGAIGNRAPGAQAWQFEPATRRPRPLKAKLAQSGHSRMMGAIGGDGGARGGQVVKTGSAEQKAQVLLDYLREHRLIDF
- a CDS encoding GlxA family transcriptional regulator, with the protein product MSSHMSPCISPCTPPSQGDTALHIVFLTLQDYSMIALSNAIEVLRMANRASGRELYRWTIATLDGRPARASNGLPLNPTIPVAQIDQPGMLLVCGGIRVHEACSPELDATLVRLAKGGIVLGGLCTGSHALVRAGLMRGYRCAIHWEQMAALREEFADVDFSDGLFAIDRDRITCSGGTAPIDLMLHITAARYGKALASAVSAQFTVERMRDPAHRQHVPLAARLGFSRAELVHASTLMENHIEEPLPMAELARRVGLSPRQLQRMFRHYLDMAPHQYYLRLRLGRARELLTQTGMSIMNVVVACGFESSCHFSRAYREQFGHPPSAARRNAAVPIPPPAFAPEVAVETAAR